From one Acidobacteriota bacterium genomic stretch:
- the nrfD gene encoding NrfD/PsrC family molybdoenzyme membrane anchor subunit, with protein sequence MPILKEVSGYIYPNEIELHWGILIVVYPYLTGLVAGAFILASLVKIFNVREVQATYRMALLTALAFLIVSPLPLLTHLGHPEKSFEIFLTPNTKSAMAMFGFVYAWYLMAVLLLEIWFDYRRDIILWEKKESGIKKWFHKLITLFSSDASEQSLTFDRKAIKLITIIGIPSAFLLHGYVGFIFGSIKANPWWSSVLMPIVFLFSAIVSGIALVLLIYMVVTPMRGKEIDMACLNKLASYLFYVMIIDFSLEALDFIHRIYESEESIHILSELVMGKLFVSLIVIQLLIGMIVPLLAIAGVKLFKAPDELRKQVYFLSALLVQVGIFSTRWNVVIGGQLFSKSFSGLTAYKMTFLGLEGLLMSLFLLLLPFIILYVLFRVLPPWEEMREAQ encoded by the coding sequence ATGCCGATCTTAAAAGAAGTTAGCGGATACATCTACCCCAATGAGATCGAGCTCCACTGGGGGATTCTCATTGTGGTGTATCCATATCTGACAGGATTGGTTGCGGGAGCATTCATCCTCGCTTCGCTTGTCAAAATATTCAACGTACGGGAAGTGCAGGCGACATACAGGATGGCACTGCTGACCGCCCTGGCCTTTTTGATTGTATCGCCCCTGCCGCTCCTGACACATCTCGGGCATCCGGAAAAATCTTTTGAAATCTTCCTAACTCCTAACACCAAGTCTGCCATGGCGATGTTTGGATTCGTATATGCGTGGTATCTGATGGCCGTTCTGCTCCTGGAGATCTGGTTCGATTACAGACGAGACATAATCCTCTGGGAAAAGAAGGAATCCGGGATCAAGAAATGGTTCCATAAGCTCATCACGCTCTTCTCGAGCGACGCCTCGGAGCAATCTCTCACATTCGACAGGAAAGCTATCAAATTGATCACAATCATCGGCATCCCATCGGCCTTTTTACTGCACGGTTATGTCGGGTTCATCTTCGGCTCCATCAAAGCGAATCCTTGGTGGTCCAGCGTTCTCATGCCGATCGTCTTCCTCTTTTCAGCCATTGTTTCGGGTATTGCTCTAGTTTTGCTCATCTACATGGTGGTCACTCCTATGCGCGGGAAAGAGATCGATATGGCATGTCTGAACAAACTGGCCAGTTATCTTTTCTATGTCATGATTATAGATTTCTCGCTGGAGGCACTGGATTTCATCCATAGGATCTATGAATCGGAGGAGTCAATCCACATCCTGTCCGAGCTGGTGATGGGAAAGCTGTTCGTGAGCCTGATAGTCATTCAGCTCCTGATCGGCATGATCGTTCCACTTCTTGCCATTGCAGGCGTCAAACTGTTCAAAGCACCCGACGAATTAAGAAAGCAGGTTTATTTCCTTTCTGCGCTTCTGGTTCAAGTGGGCATTTTTTCAACGCGTTGGAACGTTGTGATAGGAGGGCAGCTGTTTTCCAAGAGCTTCAGCGGTCTCACCGCATACAAGATGACATTTCTAGGATTGGAAGGTTTACTGATGTCGCTTTTTCTTCTACTCCTTCCTTTTATCATCCTATACGTGCTGTTTCGCGTTCTCCCGCCATGGGAAGAGATGCGTGAGGCTCAATAA
- a CDS encoding S8 family serine peptidase translates to MNSKLFRSTLLIMTFSLISCFNLSFSMDEPISPKISPWLGRELAKGPAEMIVIFEDKAPLHQLPKGLDPISRKEIVVSLLKNISEKSQKRLRDHLESKGITVRSYFIINALLVRGDLTLANWIASQTEVAKIVGNPHIRQVLPVPESPSSSGSFLGVEWGIQAIHADKVWQEYGVHGEGIVVASADTGVEWDHPALKGKYRGWNGTSADHSYNWHDSIEDRAEPIDDNDHGTHTTGTMTGDDGQGNQIGVAPGAKWIACRNMDHGVGTPARYIECNEFFLTPYPPGFDAASSGRADLAPHIINNSWGCPPSEGCDPDSLQESFANLNAAGIFPAVSAGNSGPFCSTVSDPPAIYGESFSVGATDSSTSLALFSSRGPVTVDGSNRLKPNISAPGVNVRSSVRNANYASFSGTSMAGPHVAGAVALLWAARPEMTGLIETTRCIIEASANPQVNMPWPQRCGDTGPSDKPNNLFGHGLVDALAAVKGIPDGDGDRMPDSCDCAPSNDTLAIAPPEVRKLEFLKDHETILWEDISPLTGSSTVFDLLRGFLNDLLSDGSISRASCLANNLPDAHTTDTENPSSGIGFYYLVRAQNGCGTGTLGADSAGNERTSSACP, encoded by the coding sequence ATGAATTCAAAACTGTTCCGATCCACCCTTTTAATTATGACTTTTTCCTTGATCTCCTGCTTTAATCTCTCTTTTTCAATGGATGAGCCGATCTCCCCGAAAATATCTCCCTGGCTTGGTCGCGAGCTTGCAAAGGGTCCGGCAGAGATGATCGTCATCTTTGAAGATAAAGCTCCCTTGCATCAGTTACCTAAAGGTCTCGATCCAATCTCACGAAAGGAGATCGTAGTATCCCTTCTAAAAAACATATCGGAAAAGAGTCAGAAGAGGCTACGCGATCACTTGGAGTCAAAAGGGATTACGGTCAGGTCATACTTCATCATCAATGCGCTTCTCGTCAGAGGGGATTTAACGCTCGCCAACTGGATTGCCTCACAAACCGAGGTCGCAAAGATCGTCGGGAACCCTCATATCAGACAAGTGCTTCCGGTTCCAGAATCTCCATCTTCATCGGGTTCCTTCCTGGGCGTAGAATGGGGAATCCAGGCAATCCACGCCGACAAGGTCTGGCAGGAATACGGGGTCCATGGAGAAGGGATCGTCGTTGCAAGCGCTGATACCGGCGTTGAATGGGACCATCCCGCATTGAAAGGAAAATACAGAGGGTGGAACGGGACATCGGCAGATCATTCATACAACTGGCACGATTCCATTGAAGATAGAGCTGAACCGATCGACGATAATGATCACGGGACACATACGACAGGGACGATGACGGGTGATGATGGCCAGGGAAATCAGATAGGCGTTGCGCCCGGGGCTAAATGGATAGCATGCCGCAACATGGACCATGGCGTTGGAACCCCCGCCCGCTACATCGAATGCAACGAATTTTTCCTGACGCCATACCCTCCCGGATTTGATGCCGCCTCGTCAGGTAGAGCCGATCTTGCGCCGCACATAATCAACAATTCCTGGGGATGCCCTCCATCCGAGGGGTGCGATCCCGATTCATTGCAGGAGTCTTTCGCCAATTTGAATGCAGCCGGGATCTTTCCAGCCGTCTCCGCAGGCAACAGCGGTCCATTCTGTTCGACGGTGTCCGACCCTCCCGCCATCTATGGGGAATCGTTCTCCGTTGGAGCCACAGATTCATCCACGTCTCTTGCCCTGTTCAGCAGTCGCGGTCCCGTTACCGTTGATGGAAGCAACAGACTCAAACCAAACATCTCTGCCCCTGGAGTCAATGTCCGCTCGAGCGTTCGTAACGCTAACTATGCTTCATTCAGCGGGACTAGCATGGCAGGGCCTCATGTTGCGGGGGCCGTGGCTCTGCTCTGGGCAGCAAGACCTGAAATGACCGGTCTCATAGAAACGACCCGCTGCATCATTGAGGCATCCGCCAACCCACAGGTGAACATGCCATGGCCCCAGCGCTGCGGCGACACCGGTCCTTCCGACAAACCAAACAACCTCTTCGGACACGGCCTCGTGGATGCTCTGGCCGCCGTCAAGGGGATCCCCGACGGGGACGGTGATCGGATGCCGGATAGCTGCGATTGTGCCCCTTCCAACGACACACTGGCCATCGCTCCCCCGGAAGTGCGAAAGCTAGAGTTCCTCAAGGATCACGAGACGATCTTATGGGAGGACATCTCTCCTCTCACCGGTTCCTCCACTGTCTTCGATCTTCTGCGCGGTTTCCTGAACGACCTGCTCTCGGATGGCAGTATCTCGCGCGCCTCCTGCCTTGCCAACAATCTTCCAGATGCTCATACAACAGATACGGAAAACCCATCTTCGGGAATTGGATTCTACTATCTCGTCAGGGCCCAGAACGGATGCGGGACTGGAACTCTTGGAGCAGACTCGGCAGGCAATGAACGTACATCCAGTGCCTGCCCCTGA
- a CDS encoding 4Fe-4S dicluster domain-containing protein, giving the protein MKYKVKESSKKLPDRRTFIQTLGSSCVLLLVPKFLFARENKKGAAWTYSNGYAPSEHYYGMGIDISKCIGCGRCANACKLENDVPREPFFFRTWVERYRIFEDGEVAIDSPNGAADGFKPGSAPEKNLVRNFFVPKICNQCDKPPCVQVCPVGATFKTPDGVVLVDSQYCIGCRYCIQACPYGARYLHPEKRVADKCTFCYHRIVKEKLPACVEVCPTQARIFGELEKKASPLVRFMRMNKISVLKPSLNTEPKVYYANFDMEVR; this is encoded by the coding sequence ATGAAGTACAAGGTAAAAGAATCGAGCAAAAAACTCCCTGATCGACGCACTTTCATTCAGACTCTTGGTTCATCATGCGTTTTGCTTCTCGTCCCGAAATTTCTGTTTGCCAGAGAAAATAAGAAAGGTGCCGCGTGGACTTACTCAAATGGATATGCCCCATCTGAGCATTATTACGGGATGGGGATCGACATAAGCAAATGTATAGGCTGCGGAAGATGCGCCAATGCGTGCAAATTGGAGAACGACGTGCCACGGGAGCCATTCTTCTTCCGGACCTGGGTGGAACGCTACCGTATCTTCGAGGATGGTGAAGTAGCCATCGATAGTCCAAATGGAGCTGCAGACGGCTTCAAACCTGGGTCAGCTCCCGAAAAAAACCTGGTGCGGAATTTTTTTGTGCCCAAGATATGCAACCAGTGTGACAAACCGCCATGTGTGCAGGTTTGTCCAGTCGGAGCAACGTTCAAGACGCCTGATGGTGTCGTTCTCGTCGACTCACAGTACTGCATCGGCTGTAGATACTGTATTCAGGCATGCCCTTACGGTGCCCGTTATCTTCATCCTGAAAAACGGGTAGCAGACAAGTGCACCTTCTGCTATCACCGAATAGTGAAAGAGAAGCTGCCTGCCTGTGTGGAAGTCTGTCCGACCCAGGCGCGTATTTTCGGCGAGCTTGAAAAGAAAGCAAGTCCACTGGTTCGCTTCATGCGGATGAATAAGATCTCTGTACTCAAGCCATCCTTGAACACCGAGCCAAAGGTCTATTACGCCAACTTCGATATGGAGGTACGATAG